The uncultured Bacteroides sp. DNA segment GCATAGAATCTCAGCGCATCACTGATGTGAAGTTCGATAATGCCAGTTGGCTGAAACAGGAAGAGGCGGTGCAAGGGGAGATTTTGATGGAATAGCTTTTGAAATAAGATGAGATCTCATCAAAAATACAGATCTCCTCAACATAATGGCCGCTAAAATGTTAATTATTCATTGATTTTATATGCTAAACAAGAATATCTATGCAGAATCTGATAACCAAGACAGTGAACCTGAAAGAGGGAACGGCTGAGAGCAAGAAGGCGGAAATCCGTGATTATTTTTTGAAGACGTGGGAAGTGGACGAGAAGCTGTATACGCAACTCGTTGATGATGCTACCTTTTATCTTCGGGGTGATCCGCTCCGTCATATCATCCTGTTCTATCTGGGGCACACGGCTGTCTTCTTTATCAATAAGCTTTTGTTGGCAAAAATAATAGATGCTAGGATAAATCCGGCTTTTGAATCGATCTTCGCCATCGGAGTGGACGAGATGAGTTGGGACGACTTGGACGAGCGGCATTACAACTGGCCGTCGGTTCCGGATGTTCGCAAGTATCGCGATGAGGTGAAGAAAACCATTCTGGACGTGATCGACCGTACGCCGTTGAATCTTCCCGTCGATTGGGAGAATCCTTTCTGGATTATCATGATGGGCATTGAACATGAACGTATTCATCTGGAGACTTCTTCGGTGCTGATTCGCCAATTGCCTCTCGATAAGGTGGTTAGCGGACGTTTCGGTGAAATATGTGAGGAGAGGGGAGATGCTCCGGTCAATGTTTTTCTGCCTGTACCCGGTGCTGAGGTTAAGCTGGGCAAGCCGATGGATCATCCGCTTTACGGTTGGGACAATGAATATGGCAGTCGAGTGGAGAAGGTGGAAGATTTTCGGGCCGGCAGGATGCTTGTCTCCAATGGTGAATATCTACAGTTTGTTGAAGACGGCGGCTATGAGGTGGAGAGTTATTGGACGGAAGAGGGGTGGAGCTGGCGCAACTTCAAGGAGGCGCAGATGCCGCTGTTCTGGAGAAAAAGGGACTGCGGATATGTTTTGCGTTTGGTGGCCGAAGAGATTCCGATGCCGTGGAACTGGCCGGTGGAGGTGAACAATCTTGAAGCTAAGGCCTATTGCAATTGGCTGTCGGCAAAGCAGGGGAAGGCTTACCGTTTGCCCACCGAGGCCGAATGGTACCGCTTAGCAGAGCATTGCGGCATTCCGGATGTGGAAGCCTGGAACGCTGCTCCGGGGAATATCAATCTGGAACAGTATGCGTCACCTTGTCCCGTGGATAAGTTTAAGCAGGGCGACTTCTATGATGTGGTGGGAAATGTCTGGCAGTGGACGGAGACGCCAATCACTGGCTTTGCCGGTTTCCGTGTGCATCCTTTGTACGACGATTTCTCCACACCGACTTTCGATGGGAAGCATAATTTGATAAAGGGTGGTTCGTGGATCTCTACCGGCAACGAAGCGACGCTCCATGCCCGCTATGCGTTCCGCCGCCATTTCTATCAACATGCGGGCTTCCGTGTGGTGGAATCGGAACATCCGCTCGTCATAGAGAACGATGAGTACGAAACGGATACGGAGGTTGCTAATTCGTGTGAGAACAACTGGGGAGATGTCTTCGGTGCGAAGTCGAACTTTCAGAAAGATCTTGCCGCTCTTGCACTGGCTGCTGTGAAAGACCGCCACGTGACTCGGGTGCTCGATCTGAATGCCGATACCGGTCGCCTGGCCTTTGAACTGGCACCCCACTTCAGCGATATCACCGCCCTCGATTTCTCTGCACGCTTCATCCGCATGCCCATTCAATTGCAAGAAAAAGGGTTTGTTCGCTATATCGTGAGAGAGGAAGACGAACTGGTGCTCTATCGTGAACTGCTACTTGCCGAAACGGGTTTGGGAGCGGGCAAGGAATCGATCCTTTTCATGCAGGAGAATGCCAATAACATTAAGCCGATCTATACCGATTACGATTTGATTATTGCGCCCAACTTACTGGAAGAGTTGATAAACCCCATTGCCTTTTTGGAGCACATACACGAGCGATTGAATGAGGATGGCACACTGATTCTTGCTTCCACTTACGATTGGGAAGCGAATGCAATTGCCAAAGAATATCGTCCCGGTGGTTTCAAACGAGATGGGGAACCTGTTACTTCATTCGACGGCATCAAAGCTATCTTGGATCAATGGTTTGTTTTGGAACAGCCTCCCGTTGATTTGACCTGTACGCTTCGGAAAAGTTCCCGCTGCTCCGAAGTCCGACTTTCCGAGGTTACTGTTTGGAGGAAGAAACCTTAATTTTGGGAGGATTTGTTTTTTTACCTTAGAACCCGGAATAGAATCGATAGCAAACAAACATTGTTGTCGTAGGTGAACTTGCTCCTTTGCCTTAGAACACTCCGATGTCCGCCGTTAAGCTTGAAAGAATTACTTCTTAAGCTTAACGGCGGCATTCTTATTTCACGGGTACATCTCCAAGCGGAATGCTGTGAGTCTGTTTTATCTGGCCCATCACAAAGATGCTTTGCAGGCTTCCGATGCTATCTACCGTACCCAATTTGTTGAGCACAAAATCCTGATAGTACTTCATGTTGGGCACGTATATTTTTAGCATAAAATCATAGTCACCGGAGATGTTGTAACATTCGGTGATCTCATCTATGCCCATAATTGCCTCCATAAATTGGTGCCCATTCTCCTTGCTGTGCTGTTTGAGGCGTATGTTGCAGAAGACGATGAAACCTTTACTCAGCTTCTCGGGGTCGAGGATGGCTACATATTTCTTTATGAATCCTTCTCTTTCGAGCTGCTTCACCCTTTCGAACACGGGCGTTGGCGACAGGTTGACTCTCTGCGCAAGCTCTTTGGTGGTAAGGCTGGAATCCTCTTGCAAGAGCTTGAGGAGTTTGAGGTCTGTCTGGTCTAATTTCTCCATAGATAATTATTCTGATTAGCGACGAATTAAAGCTACTTAATAGCGTATTCATCTGGTTAGTGTGGCAAATATAGAATTAATATCCTATATTTTGATTGATGTGTAGGTATAAATTCTAAATGGCTACTTTTGCTTTTATTAATCATTAAAATAAATGTAATAAAGAATATGCGTACAAACATTCTGGGTTACCCGAGAATTGGTAATCATCGTGAGCTGAAGAAGGCTTGCGAAAACTATTGGTCAGGCAGCATCTCAGCCGAAGGGCTTTTAGAGGAGGGCGCTGCCATCAGAAAGCAGAACTGGAGCTTACAGAAAGAAAACGGGATTGATCTGATTCCCTCGAATGACTTCTCTTTGTATGATCACATTCTCGATATGACGCTCACTGTGGGTGCCGTTCCTTCGCGCTATGAAGCTTTGGCGGGTGATAGACTGAATCTGTATTTCGCGATGGCACGGGGTTTTCAGAATGAGGGACAGGATGTTATTGCCATGGAAATGACCAAATGGTTTGATACGAACTATCATTATATTGTGCCCGAATTTACGAAAGACCAACAGTTCTCTTTGTACTACAACAAACCTTTGGAAGAATATAAAGAGGCAAAAAGGCTGGGTATCAAAACCAAACCGGTGATTCCCGGCCCTATCTCTTATCTTCTGCTGGGCAAGGAGAAGGAGGGTGGTTTTGATCGTCTCTCTTTGCTGGAGAGGCTTTTGCCTGTCTATGTTCAGATACTCAAATCGCTCGAAAATGAAGGTGCGGAATGGGTGCAGATGGACGAGCCCTTTCTGGCACTGGACATAGACAAAAAGACAAAAGCAGAGTATGTGAACGTGTACCGGCATCTCAGACAGGTATGTCGCTTGAAGATAATGGTGGCTACTTATTTCGACGGATTGAACGAGAATACTTCACTGGCCACTTCTTTGGATGTGGACGCTTTGCACATTGATTTGGTGCGCTGTCCCGAACAATTGTATGATGTTTTGGCGCAATTGCCTGCTGGGAAGAGCTTATCGCTGGGCATTGTGGACGGACGTAATATTTGGAAGAACGACTTTACGCAGTCTCTGGAAGTGATAGAGAAGGCGGTAGATGTGCTGGGTTCGGAACGTGTTTTTGTGGCAGCTTCTTGTTCTTTTCTGCATGTGCCTTATGATTTGGATTTGGAGACCAAGGAGGATGTTCTTACTCCCGAAATGAAACAGTGGATGGCTTATGCCAGGCAAAAGGTAGATGAGGTATCAACTTTGAGAACCCTTTCGGATGGTAACTTTTCTGATGAGGCTCGGTCGAAACTGGAGGCTAACAAACTTGCCATAGCGCATAAAAAGACCTCTTTGCTGATTCACAATCGGGAGGTGAAGGAGCGCAGTGCTGCTGTAACCGATAAAGATACGAGCCGGAAGAGTCCTTTCCCTATAAGAGCGGCTTTACAGCACAAGGTACTCAATCTTCCCCTGTTCCCGACTACGACTATTGGTTCTTTTCCGCAGACGGCGGATGTTCGTTCATGGCGTGCTAAGTTTAAGAAAGGGCTCTTTTCTGCGGCCGATTACAAACATTTGTTGCAGGCAGAAACGAAAAAAAACATAGAATGGCAGGAGTCTGCCGGACTGGATGTATTGGTTCACGGGGAGTTTGAACGCAACGATATGGTGGAGTATTTTGGCGAGCAGCTAGCCGGATTTACTTTCTCGCAAAACGGATGGGTGCAGAGTTACGGTTCGAGATGTGTGAAGCCCCCCATCATTTACGGAGACGTGCACAGACCTCATCCAATGACGGTGGATTGGGCGGTTTATGCACAATCGCTCTCTTCCAAATATGTGAAAGGCATGTTGACGGGGCCGGTTACCATCTTGCAATGGTCGTTTGTCCGCAATGATCAGGAGCGTTCTGAAACCTGCCGACAGATCGCTCTGGCTATTGGTGATGAGGTGTGCGACTTGGAGAAGGCGGGCATTAAAATCATCCAGATAGACGAGCCTGCCATCAGGGAGGGACTTCCGCTTCGCAGAGGCAACTGGAAGGCTTATCTGGACTGGGCGGTGAAGAGCTTCTGTCTCTCCTCGAGTGGAGTTGACGATGCCACTCAGATTCATACGCACATGTGCTATTCTGAGTTCAACGACATCATTGAGCACATCGCCAGGATGGATGCGGATGTGATAACGATCGAATGTTCTCGTTCGCAGATGGAGTTGCTCGATGCTTTTGTGAAATTCAAGTATCCCAATGAAATAGGCCCCGGGGTGTACGACATACACTCTCCGCGTATGCCGTCTCAGCATGAAATAGTGACTCTGTTGAAGAAAGCGCTAGAGGTTCTTCCTCCCGAGCGTTTGTGGGTAAACCCTGACTGCGGTTTGAAGACCAGAGGATGGGCGGAGACGAAAGAGTCTTTAATCAGAATGGTTGATGCGGCAAAATTGCTGCGTAGTGAATTTTCTTCTCTATAGCAATTGTTTTTCTTGATTCGTTTTTGTGCGTGGGGGAACCTTGGCTGTCTGGCTTTAAGGTTCCCCCAATGCATTTACAATGAGTTGCACTTGCAGCGGAGTATATCTTCTGTCAGCGGGTAGTAGTCCCGCTTGTTGCAATGCGTTGTTCAGTCCGGGTATCTTACTTATCCATCGTTTCAGCGTGTCGGCTGCACTTTTGCGGGTGATGTTTGGTAGATAGAATGCCGCCAATTCTGATTTTCCGTAGCTCTGTATGCGGAAAGGTTTCTCTTCGTTTATTGTACTCATCATTGTTTTTATTTGCTTAAAGATACAAAATAATCGGCTGACAGACAAATGATCAGGACTGTATTTGTACGTGTCAATAACCTTTATATCCCTTTGTTGACCGCTATTTCCACCTACGCCCGTAGAGGCCCGAAGTGCCCCGACACCTTGTGTTACCTTTGTATGGAAGAGATCGGGAAACTGCTTCTTACAAAGATCAATGCAGAGTAACTGCTTCATTGGGCAGGCCTGCCAAAGGCAGATTCAGCGCTCTCTTCGGAATAAACAGTTTTGTATCACAATTAACAATAACAACAAGTATGTCAGTACCTGTAAAGCGCTATCAGCGCAACAAATTGCTGAGCGATAAGACATCGCCCAAGCTTTACTTCCTCAGGCAGGAGTCGGGAAGTTCCAAAGTGGCTACTATCGAAAGTATCGCTCAAGACATTGAGACTTCCGGATCACTCTCGGCCGAAGATGTGAAGCACACTATGCAGTCGTTTGTTCGGCAGTTAAAGAAAGTCCTCACTGAGGGCAACAAGGTAAAAGTAGATGGCCTCGGAACGTTCTACATCACCTTTAGTAGCACCGGTACGGCTGTGGAGAAGGATTGCACGGTGAAGAATATCAAACAAGTGAATATCCGCTTTGCGGTAGATAATTCTCTCCGTTTGGCCAATGACACCACGGCTACCACCCGCGGAAGTGCCAATAATGTCCTCTTTTACATCAAAGGTGAGGCTGCTGCTTCGAATGGAGGAAGTAGTGATGCTGGTGACGATAAGCCGAAAGATCCCACTGCTTAACACGATCGGAATCATCCGGAATGAGAAATTTCTTGCGGATGATCCCTTTCCATCGACAAATATGAATAAGGCAGGATACGAATAATGTATCTGCATGAATGATGCAATAAGATGGGAGTAGTGGACTATGAGCGACTGAAATGGTTGGGTTTGGAAGCCGAACTGGCTTATATTCTTCGGCACTATCAGGTAGATACGCTAGATGAGGCAATGGATGTGGTAGAGGAGGAACTAATCTGGTTAAGGCATATAGCTCTCGAAGTAGAGCAAGAGGAATGATCAATTTCTTCCGCTGAATATGGTTACTGAGTCTGGGATACTCTTTGCAAGTATTGTTGATAATCCCGTTTTGCTTTCCACTGAATATGATTGCCCGCCTAGTCCTCTTTCTAAGTCGCAAAAGGTGAGAGTATAATTTAAGATGAATAACAGGAGCGGCAGCCTCGAGGTTGCTTCTCCAACAAAAAAACGAAAAACAATGAAAAAGCTTAATTGGAATGTGATTTTGAAAGTTGTCATTGCCGTAGCATCGGCAGTGTTGGGTGCTTTGGGTGCCAACGCCATGGCATAAAAGCGTGGTGATAGAATGAAAAGGGGGTTGTCCGGACTTTTGGACAACCCCCTTTTTCGTATTCAATGAAAAGTTACTCGGGTAATAACCGGGCTTTTGTTTTCTGTGCCTGACGAACAATATCTTTATTGCTGTCTGTGGCAATAAGTTTGTCGCAAGCTGCTATAATTACATCTTGTTGCCATGAATGTGTAAACCAACTCAAAGCTTCAATCGCAGCTATCCGAAGTTCCGCATCCCTGTTAGGGTCAAGAGAAAATGTGCAGAGTTGAGGAGCTATCTCATGAATAGGATTATTTCTGTAAGATCTGATGACAAACATCTTTTCCTTCTTCGAAGTAGCTGTATGCATCACAGCTTCCAGATCTTTCTTGTTTCCAGCTTCCAACCTTCCTACTTTGTCTAACAACTCTTTTACTATTGCATCTTTGTTTACCCACTGGCTGGATTCCGCAGCCTGCTTCTTTATTTCTTCTGCTATTTTTGCTGTATTCATCAGTTTAACGCCATCCATGGCCTTGTATTGCACTCTCGCAGATGTCCAGTCGTTGAGCAAAGTGTTTACCAATGCCGGTATAAGGTCGTCCGATCCGGTTTCTGATATATACTCCACAGCAAAACGGCGTACAAGTTCATAACTGTCGTTCACAGCAAGTTTCAACACATCATGCAGTTCGGGAGCATTGAGTAAGAAAAGCAAGCGCATGGCCTCCATTCTTTCTACTCCTGCAGCGGAGTTGCTGAAAGTCTCTTTCAGCGTTTTGGGTAGTGACGCATCATGATTCTCATATAACTTGCGCAAAGCGATGCAACGAACATCCACAATGGGACTTTTCAGCAATTTCTGCCATAGCTTGTTGTCCTTGGCATGCAGAGTGATAGCTTCGTTGATGTTGAGCGAAGGATCTGCCAAATTCTTAAATCGGTATGTAGGGTCGCCGATTAAGTGCGTTTCGAGGAACTGCACATGTTTGTGCCACTGTCCGATACGTATGCCACAATTGAGCAAACCGATAAATTCGTCAGGCCATTTGTCTTGTATGGCATTCACGGTGTTACCTTGCGTAACAATCGTTTTTCCGTCAGAGAAGATATAAGCTCCCGCTATGTAGTCATCTTCGTAGAACGACCCATTATAGCAAGCATCGAACATCACAAAACGGGCATTCGGCTTGATGGCATGTAAATCTTCCAAATGCACATCTAGTGAAGCATCCAGCAGAGAATCCTTTAAGATGTTGGCAGGATCGAAAGCATCAGTCATCCATTCACGAGGTACACCGAACATCTTCATATAATTCTGCATCGTCTCTTCTACATCTTTCTTTTTTCTTTTGGCATCCCTCACTTTACCGCGGAGATATTGACGAATATTGTCAATCGAGGTGTTCGGATCGCTTCCTTCCTTGTATCCGTTCAGATACTGAGTGTCGCTGGCACCATGATGGTGAAACAATACAATATCCAAATCCGGACGTTGCACTTCTCTAAGGTAGTAATCCTTGGCTGGCCATTCGGAGTCGAAGTCGGAGAAGCGAACAAGGTTTCCTGTTTTGAACAAATCGGGGAATTGCTCTCTCAAGGCCAACTGTTCGCCGGCCCATGCCTCACGTGCCTGAGAGTTATATCCGTGTCCGCGCATCATAGAAAGGTTGTTGATGGGGTTCTCTTCCGAACGCTCTTTTACCACTTTGGCAAGATACTTGTTCAATAGTTCATATTTATCCTTTCCATCGACAATTACAGGCTTTATCCGCGCCGTGTAAATGTCTGAACGGAGATATTGGCGAGATTCCGGAGTGAGGGAGAAATAGAAGTAGAGTGGTTTGTCTTCATCTCTCTTCAGGAAGTCGAACTTGAGGTCGAAATCATCGTAGTAACGATCTGAGGCGATGCTTGAGCGCTTCCAGTTCATCCGTTGATCCATCTTGAAGGCCGAGGTAAGAAACTGTCCGTCCCGAATCATCGGGATGGGGATGTCTCCTACAAAAACAGCCCCTTCCAACGGACTCTTCTTCTGTTGATACAAGTCGAGCAATATTTTGCGAATGTCTTGTGGCGATTGCCAATTGTCGACAATGATATAAGTTCCCAAACCATCTTTTTCAATCACAGCCCGATAGGCGTTGACAGCTTCTTTCGCCTTCTCATAGCTCTGTGAGTCAATGATGATGGCAAACGTGGTTTTGGATTGAATGCCGGGTTTGATAACCTCCGGTGCGGCCCATAGGCCGACGGCCTGTACTAAAAGCAGGAGTATAAAAAGTGACTTTTTCATGTTTACTTGTTTTAATGGATTCATATTTGTTGGTTTAAAACTCGCATCCAAAGCTTACTTTGAAGAACGAGCGGTGGTTGTAGTCAAAACTGTATGCTTTCTGATAGCAAAAGCTACCTTTCACAAAAAGATTGCCTTTGCTCTGAGCATCTATCTGTTGCGAGTAAGCAGCCGAAAGGGCAAACTGGCCATAGTCGGACATCGAGTAATTAAAATCGCTCTGCATCAGACCCGTTACGACGATATACTCGGGGTGTTGCCCTTGGTAGCTGTACGTTCCGCTCATTCCGTTGCTATACAAGGCAGAAGCCTCTACCAGTAAACGCCGTGTGAACTTGTCGGACAAAGCGATATTTACTTTGCCGTTTACTCCGTAATCCAGACGTTCATTTTCTTTCAGAGATACAGGCAAGAGATATGTGTCTTTGTTCTTGTTATAACCCACTGTAGCCCCTGCCTTCCAGCTGTATTCATCGCCTCTGTTCTTCACCAGCTCGTACTGAGCTTGTGCGTTTTGAGTTTTGTATTTAGAGCGTACACTCTTGTATTCAATCACCCATCCGGTTGCTCCGGTTGTATTGTTCCAAGTGTTGATGTACTCTATACCATCAATCTTGCGGTCGCTATAACCCACTGTGAAGAAGGATGAATAGGGCTTTGAAAGGTCGGTATAAGCTTTCAGATTGGCTGAGAATAATCCGTCTCTGGTTGTTCCGTCCAGTTTGGGCGTGCTTGAGTTTTCTTTCACATCCTCCACTTTCATAGAGTAGTTGGTGGTGAATAGTAAATTGACACTTCCCTGATAATTATATTGAAGCCCTGCGCCAATGGTACTCGCATCGTACAGGCAGAAACGTCCCGAACCTATTTTCTGGACACTTTTGCCTAATCCATAAAGGTAATAATACGTTTGATTGACATAAGTATTTGCAATGTCCATATCCGACTCTTCTTTGAAGTTGCTATACTCCAGATTCAATCCCAAGTGATGCTTCTCACCCAATGAGAACACAGCCCCCGGCTTCACATTAATGGTGTATAGCGTGTTTGTTGAACGCGGGTCTCTTTGCTTGGCTCCCATGGCATTCTGATAGAGCAAATCCAAACCGAAAGAAACAAAGTTCCAATACTGTTTGGTTGCCGTCCGCAATTGGAGTGTGTAGTATTGCTTGTTCCAATCGCTTAAAAGACTATCTGCAGTGTAATAAGGCATACCGCGATAGGGATCGAGCAGCGAAGCGTTGTACCCCGAATTACCTATTTTTTCTCTGGAGTAACCAAAACTACCCCATACATAAGTCGATTTCAGATTGACGCTACCTTCAGCATTGAAGGTGATGTTTTGTCCGTCTTCCCCTTGTTGGGCCTTCTTGAAGTTGCCCTTGTAATTCTCATATCCCAGTGCCACCTCGGTATAATTCAGCGGTTTATCCAGCAAAAGCCCTGCTGAATTGGAACTTCCCATCCAAAGGCTTTTCATCCTGACTTTTTCTGCCGCTGCCGGAGTGTTTTGAGTTGCCTCCTCTTTCTGTTGAGCATTCACTGTGAGCGTTGCAAACAGCAATGTGCAGAGAGTAGCAATCTTTTTTATATTGTTTTTTTTCATAACGTTCTAGTTGTATTAAAACTCTAATCTTGGTTACTTCTTTAATAACGTATGATTCCACGAAGGCATCTTTGTATTGTAACGACGGAATTGGGGCACAAGGCCTCGTTCAAAGTCGTCCGTACTGTTATTGGTATCTTCAAATACCAGATCGCCATTAGCACGGGTTTCTTTCACTTTACGTGCTACACCGACTCCGATAAAGGTTTGGCCGACATACGTCATCCCCGAATCAAGTAGCCCAGGTACACGCTTGCCAACAATCATACTTTCGTTTTGCCCTGCTTCTACGGCATCTATTACATAATCAATGGGGATTTTGGCATAGAGCTTGGTAGATGTGGATGCTAAATCTGTTGTGTTCAGCGACTTATCTTTTACCGGATCATACGTAACCCCGTCAGGAACTTGGAAAAGGGCGTATGCACCTCCAAATATTGTAACCATGTATTGGAGTAATGTATTTGATGCAGTTCCATTTGCATAAATAAAAGTCATGTCTGTTGCCGGTTGATCGGGGAAATTGGCATTATGGCAGTTAAATTCAAATTCGGAAGAAGAGCAATCCATCGGGCTATTAAGATTATATTTTTCAACTTTATGGTTGGTGGCAAACTGTGAGATGACGCATGACTCACCCGACTTTAGCGGATAATCCGTTCCTCTGCCGGGAAATTGCCAAATATTGGTGGCATATACATAGTTATTTCCATCTTCTTTGGGCCACATAGGGAGCTTAGCCGTTGCTACGGTCGGTGCAAGGTCGGCGAAATAGATCTTATCGAGATAAATGACCTTTTCTGTATTGTTGTACAACTCATAGAATTGGTCGCGGAAGTAACCATTAGACCCTCCCTTAGCGTATTTAGATCCACAGTAGTATATTTCCTTAAAGAGTAGTTTACCGGCAACCATTGCTTTTACCGGTATCTTTAATGGCTTCGCATTGCTTACGATGGAATAGTTTACGACGCTTCCGTTGAGGTAATAAGTGGCGTCACCTTCCACTTCGGTCTTTCCTGTAATATTGATGTTATATAGACCCGGAATAATACCTGATACGGTAACTGTGCCGTCACTTCCTACTGTACCGGTTATCTTAATGTTCTCCGTATAATTTTGGAGCGTCACGTTCAGTTCCTCGGGGGCAGGCAAGCCTTCAATGCTCATATCCGCCTCTATCGTTATGGTCATCGTTTTAATGTCCTTTGCATCAAAAGCATCACTAAACTGTCCGCTGCATCCTTTCAATACAGCCGATAATAAGAGCAATCCGGCTGTTCGGTTGATTATATTTAGTTTTTTCATATTCATTTTAATTTATTTCAGTGTGAGTAGCAGTTCTACACCAAAGAACAAGTTATTGTTCCGTCTTTCGTATGTTCCGGGTGATCGTTTGTCTTCGTAGAGCGGGTGCGAAGAGAACATATTGTTGGCAAAGAAAGAGACACGCATGTATTCTCCTATTTCCTTGCTAAGGTTCAGGTTCATACATAACAAAGGCGGCATACTTTCTTTGATGTACTCTTTCTTTTCTACTTTGCGCATGATACTTGCAAATTCGCTACTGTTTTGATTTGCCGGATCGAAATCGTACACCTGTCCGTCATTCTTGTTGATGTACTTCACGGGGACGGAGTCGTTACTGAATTTATACCAATCGGCATCTTTCCAGATCACTTGTGTGGTTAGAGTTACAGCCATCTTCAGGCTTGGAATGTTGTGCACCATCCTTAGGGAAGTGGATATTCGCTCTTGGTATC contains these protein-coding regions:
- a CDS encoding DUF4876 domain-containing protein translates to MKKLNIINRTAGLLLLSAVLKGCSGQFSDAFDAKDIKTMTITIEADMSIEGLPAPEELNVTLQNYTENIKITGTVGSDGTVTVSGIIPGLYNINITGKTEVEGDATYYLNGSVVNYSIVSNAKPLKIPVKAMVAGKLLFKEIYYCGSKYAKGGSNGYFRDQFYELYNNTEKVIYLDKIYFADLAPTVATAKLPMWPKEDGNNYVYATNIWQFPGRGTDYPLKSGESCVISQFATNHKVEKYNLNSPMDCSSSEFEFNCHNANFPDQPATDMTFIYANGTASNTLLQYMVTIFGGAYALFQVPDGVTYDPVKDKSLNTTDLASTSTKLYAKIPIDYVIDAVEAGQNESMIVGKRVPGLLDSGMTYVGQTFIGVGVARKVKETRANGDLVFEDTNNSTDDFERGLVPQFRRYNTKMPSWNHTLLKK
- a CDS encoding DUF6850 family outer membrane beta-barrel protein yields the protein MKKNNIKKIATLCTLLFATLTVNAQQKEEATQNTPAAAEKVRMKSLWMGSSNSAGLLLDKPLNYTEVALGYENYKGNFKKAQQGEDGQNITFNAEGSVNLKSTYVWGSFGYSREKIGNSGYNASLLDPYRGMPYYTADSLLSDWNKQYYTLQLRTATKQYWNFVSFGLDLLYQNAMGAKQRDPRSTNTLYTINVKPGAVFSLGEKHHLGLNLEYSNFKEESDMDIANTYVNQTYYYLYGLGKSVQKIGSGRFCLYDASTIGAGLQYNYQGSVNLLFTTNYSMKVEDVKENSSTPKLDGTTRDGLFSANLKAYTDLSKPYSSFFTVGYSDRKIDGIEYINTWNNTTGATGWVIEYKSVRSKYKTQNAQAQYELVKNRGDEYSWKAGATVGYNKNKDTYLLPVSLKENERLDYGVNGKVNIALSDKFTRRLLVEASALYSNGMSGTYSYQGQHPEYIVVTGLMQSDFNYSMSDYGQFALSAAYSQQIDAQSKGNLFVKGSFCYQKAYSFDYNHRSFFKVSFGCEF